The Pungitius pungitius chromosome 10, fPunPun2.1, whole genome shotgun sequence genome has a window encoding:
- the LOC119228720 gene encoding LIM and senescent cell antigen-like-containing domain protein 1 isoform X2: MEMNGRVLPPSIPEDGEAPDDGPRGERNGHHHRLQDGDGGEAEVAVSKSQRRKSDVKVYKEFCDFYARFNMANALANAMCERCKSGFAPAEKIVNSNGELYHEQCFVCAQCFQQFPEGLFYEFEGRKYCEHDFQMLFAPCCHQCGEFIIGRVIKAMNNSWHPDCFCCDICQAVLADVGFVKNAGRHLCRPCHNREKARGLGKYICQKCHAIIEEQPLLFKNDPYHPDHFNCNNCGKELTADARELKGELYCLPCHDKMGVPICGACRRPIEGRVVNAMGKQWHVEHHVCTLCERPFQGHPYFERGGRAYCERHFDMLFGDVCYHCNRVIEGDVVSALNKAWCVNCFACSTCNTKLTLKEKFVEVDLKPVCKHCYERLPDDMKRRLAKCERDSKEKKKKLMCL; the protein is encoded by the exons ATGGAGATGAACGGCCGCGTCCTGCCGCCGTCGATACCGGAGGATGGAGAAGCCCCGGACGATGGTCCCCGCGGGGAGAGGAACGGTCACCACCACAGGCTCCAGGACGGCGACGGGGGGGAGGCCGAGGTCGCGGTGTCCAAGTCCCAGAGACGAAAGAGCGATGTCAAAGTCTATAAGGAGTTTTGTGATTTTTACGCCCGCTT cAACATGGCTAACGCTCTGGCCAATGCCATGTGCGAGCGCTGCAAAAGTGGTTTCGCCCCGGCAGAGAAGATCGTGAACAGCAACGGGGAGCTCTACCACGAGCAGTGCTTCGTGTGCGCCCAGTGCTTCCAACAATTCCCAGAGGGACTCTTCTATGAG TTTGAAGGCAGGAAGTACTGCGAACATGACTTCCAGATGCTGTTTGCTCCGTGCTGCCACCAGTGTG GTGAGTTCATCATCGGCCGCGTGATCAAGGCGATGAACAACAGCTGGCATCCAGACTGTTTCTGCTGTGACATCTGCCAGGCTGTGCTCGCAGATGTTGGATTTGTTAAGAATGCTGGAAG GCATCTGTGTCGTCCGTGTCACAACAGAGAGAAAGCTCGAGGCCTCGGCAAGTACATCTGTCAGAAGTGCCACGCCATTATTGAGGAGCAGCCTCTTCTGTTCAAGAACGACCCGTACCACCCTGATCACTTCAACTGCAACAACTGCGG TAAAGAGCTGACGGCTGATGCCAGGGAGCTGAAGGGGGAGCTCTACTGTCTGCCCTGCCACGACAAGATGGGGGTCCCCATCTGCGGAGCCTGTAGGAGACCCATCGAAGGCCGCGTGGTTAATGCCATGGGAAAACAGTGGCATGTGGAG CATCACGTGTGCACTCTGTGTGAGCGCCCATTTCAGGGCCACCCATATTTTGAGCGAGGCGGTCGAGCCTATTGTGAGCGACACTTCGACATG CTGTTTGGAGATGTTTGCTACCACTGCAACCGTGTTATTGAAGGAGATG tggtGTCCGCCCTCAACAAGGCTTGGTGTGTCAACTGTTTtgcctgctccacctgcaacaCCAAGCTCACCCTCAA AGAAAAGTTTGTGGAAGTGGATCTGAAGCCGGTATGTAAGCACTGCTACGAGCGCCTGCCGGACGACATGAAACGGCGGCTGGCCAAGTGCGAGCGCGACtcgaaagagaagaagaagaaactaaTGTGCCTGTGA
- the LOC119228720 gene encoding LIM and senescent cell antigen-like-containing domain protein 1 isoform X3, whose translation MEMNGRVLPPSIPEDGEAPDDGPRGERNGHHHRLQDGDGGEAEVAVSKSQRRKSDVKVYKEFCDFYARFNMANALANAMCERCKSGFAPAEKIVNSNGELYHEQCFVCAQCFQQFPEGLFYEFEGRKYCEHDFQMLFAPCCHQCGEFIIGRVIKAMNNSWHPDCFCCDICQAVLADVGFVKNAGRHLCRPCHNREKARGLGKYICQKCHAIIEEQPLLFKNDPYHPDHFNCNNCGKELTADARELKGELYCLPCHDKMGVPICGACRRPIEGRVVNAMGKQWHVEHFVCAKCEKPFLGHRHYERKGLAYCETHYNQLFGDVCYHCNRVIEGDVVSALNKAWCVNCFACSTCNTKLTLKNKFVEFDMKPVCKKCYEKFPLELKKRLKKLSETVARK comes from the exons ATGGAGATGAACGGCCGCGTCCTGCCGCCGTCGATACCGGAGGATGGAGAAGCCCCGGACGATGGTCCCCGCGGGGAGAGGAACGGTCACCACCACAGGCTCCAGGACGGCGACGGGGGGGAGGCCGAGGTCGCGGTGTCCAAGTCCCAGAGACGAAAGAGCGATGTCAAAGTCTATAAGGAGTTTTGTGATTTTTACGCCCGCTT cAACATGGCTAACGCTCTGGCCAATGCCATGTGCGAGCGCTGCAAAAGTGGTTTCGCCCCGGCAGAGAAGATCGTGAACAGCAACGGGGAGCTCTACCACGAGCAGTGCTTCGTGTGCGCCCAGTGCTTCCAACAATTCCCAGAGGGACTCTTCTATGAG TTTGAAGGCAGGAAGTACTGCGAACATGACTTCCAGATGCTGTTTGCTCCGTGCTGCCACCAGTGTG GTGAGTTCATCATCGGCCGCGTGATCAAGGCGATGAACAACAGCTGGCATCCAGACTGTTTCTGCTGTGACATCTGCCAGGCTGTGCTCGCAGATGTTGGATTTGTTAAGAATGCTGGAAG GCATCTGTGTCGTCCGTGTCACAACAGAGAGAAAGCTCGAGGCCTCGGCAAGTACATCTGTCAGAAGTGCCACGCCATTATTGAGGAGCAGCCTCTTCTGTTCAAGAACGACCCGTACCACCCTGATCACTTCAACTGCAACAACTGCGG TAAAGAGCTGACGGCTGATGCCAGGGAGCTGAAGGGGGAGCTCTACTGTCTGCCCTGCCACGACAAGATGGGGGTCCCCATCTGCGGAGCCTGTAGGAGACCCATCGAAGGCCGCGTGGTTAATGCCATGGGAAAACAGTGGCATGTGGAG CATTTTGTGTGTGCTAAGTGTGAGAAACCCTTCCTGGGACACCGTCACTACGAGCGCAAGGGCCTGGCCTACTGTGAGACGCACTATAACCAG CTGTTTGGAGATGTTTGCTACCACTGCAACCGTGTTATTGAAGGAGATG tggtGTCCGCCCTCAACAAGGCTTGGTGTGTCAACTGTTTtgcctgctccacctgcaacaCCAAGCTCACCCTCAA gaacaagtttgtgGAGTTTGACATGAAGCCAGTGTGTAAGAAGTGCTACGAGAAATTCCCTCTGGAGCTGAAGAAGAGGCTGAAGAAGCTGTCTGAGACTGTCGCCCGGAAGTGA
- the LOC119228720 gene encoding LIM and senescent cell antigen-like-containing domain protein 1 isoform X6, protein MLGITEMTNGNMANALANAMCERCKSGFAPAEKIVNSNGELYHEQCFVCAQCFQQFPEGLFYEFEGRKYCEHDFQMLFAPCCHQCGEFIIGRVIKAMNNSWHPDCFCCDICQAVLADVGFVKNAGRHLCRPCHNREKARGLGKYICQKCHAIIEEQPLLFKNDPYHPDHFNCNNCGKELTADARELKGELYCLPCHDKMGVPICGACRRPIEGRVVNAMGKQWHVEHFVCAKCEKPFLGHRHYERKGLAYCETHYNQLFGDVCYHCNRVIEGDVVSALNKAWCVNCFACSTCNTKLTLKEKFVEVDLKPVCKHCYERLPDDMKRRLAKCERDSKEKKKKLMCL, encoded by the exons ATGCTCGGCATTACTGAAATGACGAACGG cAACATGGCTAACGCTCTGGCCAATGCCATGTGCGAGCGCTGCAAAAGTGGTTTCGCCCCGGCAGAGAAGATCGTGAACAGCAACGGGGAGCTCTACCACGAGCAGTGCTTCGTGTGCGCCCAGTGCTTCCAACAATTCCCAGAGGGACTCTTCTATGAG TTTGAAGGCAGGAAGTACTGCGAACATGACTTCCAGATGCTGTTTGCTCCGTGCTGCCACCAGTGTG GTGAGTTCATCATCGGCCGCGTGATCAAGGCGATGAACAACAGCTGGCATCCAGACTGTTTCTGCTGTGACATCTGCCAGGCTGTGCTCGCAGATGTTGGATTTGTTAAGAATGCTGGAAG GCATCTGTGTCGTCCGTGTCACAACAGAGAGAAAGCTCGAGGCCTCGGCAAGTACATCTGTCAGAAGTGCCACGCCATTATTGAGGAGCAGCCTCTTCTGTTCAAGAACGACCCGTACCACCCTGATCACTTCAACTGCAACAACTGCGG TAAAGAGCTGACGGCTGATGCCAGGGAGCTGAAGGGGGAGCTCTACTGTCTGCCCTGCCACGACAAGATGGGGGTCCCCATCTGCGGAGCCTGTAGGAGACCCATCGAAGGCCGCGTGGTTAATGCCATGGGAAAACAGTGGCATGTGGAG CATTTTGTGTGTGCTAAGTGTGAGAAACCCTTCCTGGGACACCGTCACTACGAGCGCAAGGGCCTGGCCTACTGTGAGACGCACTATAACCAG CTGTTTGGAGATGTTTGCTACCACTGCAACCGTGTTATTGAAGGAGATG tggtGTCCGCCCTCAACAAGGCTTGGTGTGTCAACTGTTTtgcctgctccacctgcaacaCCAAGCTCACCCTCAA AGAAAAGTTTGTGGAAGTGGATCTGAAGCCGGTATGTAAGCACTGCTACGAGCGCCTGCCGGACGACATGAAACGGCGGCTGGCCAAGTGCGAGCGCGACtcgaaagagaagaagaagaaactaaTGTGCCTGTGA
- the LOC119228720 gene encoding LIM and senescent cell antigen-like-containing domain protein 1 isoform X4 — translation MNSLRLKELSNSDLYRRRQERPDSYGIVAGESLSNMANALANAMCERCKSGFAPAEKIVNSNGELYHEQCFVCAQCFQQFPEGLFYEFEGRKYCEHDFQMLFAPCCHQCGEFIIGRVIKAMNNSWHPDCFCCDICQAVLADVGFVKNAGRHLCRPCHNREKARGLGKYICQKCHAIIEEQPLLFKNDPYHPDHFNCNNCGKELTADARELKGELYCLPCHDKMGVPICGACRRPIEGRVVNAMGKQWHVEHFVCAKCEKPFLGHRHYERKGLAYCETHYNQLFGDVCYHCNRVIEGDVVSALNKAWCVNCFACSTCNTKLTLKEKFVEVDLKPVCKHCYERLPDDMKRRLAKCERDSKEKKKKLMCL, via the exons ATGAACTCTTTGAGGCTGAAAGAGTTGTCAAACTCCGACTTGTACCGACGGAGACAGGAGAGACCAGACAGCTATGGAATTGTGGCCGGGGAGAGCCTCAG cAACATGGCTAACGCTCTGGCCAATGCCATGTGCGAGCGCTGCAAAAGTGGTTTCGCCCCGGCAGAGAAGATCGTGAACAGCAACGGGGAGCTCTACCACGAGCAGTGCTTCGTGTGCGCCCAGTGCTTCCAACAATTCCCAGAGGGACTCTTCTATGAG TTTGAAGGCAGGAAGTACTGCGAACATGACTTCCAGATGCTGTTTGCTCCGTGCTGCCACCAGTGTG GTGAGTTCATCATCGGCCGCGTGATCAAGGCGATGAACAACAGCTGGCATCCAGACTGTTTCTGCTGTGACATCTGCCAGGCTGTGCTCGCAGATGTTGGATTTGTTAAGAATGCTGGAAG GCATCTGTGTCGTCCGTGTCACAACAGAGAGAAAGCTCGAGGCCTCGGCAAGTACATCTGTCAGAAGTGCCACGCCATTATTGAGGAGCAGCCTCTTCTGTTCAAGAACGACCCGTACCACCCTGATCACTTCAACTGCAACAACTGCGG TAAAGAGCTGACGGCTGATGCCAGGGAGCTGAAGGGGGAGCTCTACTGTCTGCCCTGCCACGACAAGATGGGGGTCCCCATCTGCGGAGCCTGTAGGAGACCCATCGAAGGCCGCGTGGTTAATGCCATGGGAAAACAGTGGCATGTGGAG CATTTTGTGTGTGCTAAGTGTGAGAAACCCTTCCTGGGACACCGTCACTACGAGCGCAAGGGCCTGGCCTACTGTGAGACGCACTATAACCAG CTGTTTGGAGATGTTTGCTACCACTGCAACCGTGTTATTGAAGGAGATG tggtGTCCGCCCTCAACAAGGCTTGGTGTGTCAACTGTTTtgcctgctccacctgcaacaCCAAGCTCACCCTCAA AGAAAAGTTTGTGGAAGTGGATCTGAAGCCGGTATGTAAGCACTGCTACGAGCGCCTGCCGGACGACATGAAACGGCGGCTGGCCAAGTGCGAGCGCGACtcgaaagagaagaagaagaaactaaTGTGCCTGTGA
- the LOC119228720 gene encoding LIM and senescent cell antigen-like-containing domain protein 1 isoform X5 — MNSLRLKELSNSDLYRRRQERPDSYGIVAGESLSNMANALANAMCERCKSGFAPAEKIVNSNGELYHEQCFVCAQCFQQFPEGLFYEFEGRKYCEHDFQMLFAPCCHQCGEFIIGRVIKAMNNSWHPDCFCCDICQAVLADVGFVKNAGRHLCRPCHNREKARGLGKYICQKCHAIIEEQPLLFKNDPYHPDHFNCNNCGKELTADARELKGELYCLPCHDKMGVPICGACRRPIEGRVVNAMGKQWHVEHFVCAKCEKPFLGHRHYERKGLAYCETHYNQLFGDVCYHCNRVIEGDVVSALNKAWCVNCFACSTCNTKLTLKNKFVEFDMKPVCKKCYEKFPLELKKRLKKLSETVARK, encoded by the exons ATGAACTCTTTGAGGCTGAAAGAGTTGTCAAACTCCGACTTGTACCGACGGAGACAGGAGAGACCAGACAGCTATGGAATTGTGGCCGGGGAGAGCCTCAG cAACATGGCTAACGCTCTGGCCAATGCCATGTGCGAGCGCTGCAAAAGTGGTTTCGCCCCGGCAGAGAAGATCGTGAACAGCAACGGGGAGCTCTACCACGAGCAGTGCTTCGTGTGCGCCCAGTGCTTCCAACAATTCCCAGAGGGACTCTTCTATGAG TTTGAAGGCAGGAAGTACTGCGAACATGACTTCCAGATGCTGTTTGCTCCGTGCTGCCACCAGTGTG GTGAGTTCATCATCGGCCGCGTGATCAAGGCGATGAACAACAGCTGGCATCCAGACTGTTTCTGCTGTGACATCTGCCAGGCTGTGCTCGCAGATGTTGGATTTGTTAAGAATGCTGGAAG GCATCTGTGTCGTCCGTGTCACAACAGAGAGAAAGCTCGAGGCCTCGGCAAGTACATCTGTCAGAAGTGCCACGCCATTATTGAGGAGCAGCCTCTTCTGTTCAAGAACGACCCGTACCACCCTGATCACTTCAACTGCAACAACTGCGG TAAAGAGCTGACGGCTGATGCCAGGGAGCTGAAGGGGGAGCTCTACTGTCTGCCCTGCCACGACAAGATGGGGGTCCCCATCTGCGGAGCCTGTAGGAGACCCATCGAAGGCCGCGTGGTTAATGCCATGGGAAAACAGTGGCATGTGGAG CATTTTGTGTGTGCTAAGTGTGAGAAACCCTTCCTGGGACACCGTCACTACGAGCGCAAGGGCCTGGCCTACTGTGAGACGCACTATAACCAG CTGTTTGGAGATGTTTGCTACCACTGCAACCGTGTTATTGAAGGAGATG tggtGTCCGCCCTCAACAAGGCTTGGTGTGTCAACTGTTTtgcctgctccacctgcaacaCCAAGCTCACCCTCAA gaacaagtttgtgGAGTTTGACATGAAGCCAGTGTGTAAGAAGTGCTACGAGAAATTCCCTCTGGAGCTGAAGAAGAGGCTGAAGAAGCTGTCTGAGACTGTCGCCCGGAAGTGA
- the LOC119228720 gene encoding LIM and senescent cell antigen-like-containing domain protein 1 isoform X1, whose product MEMNGRVLPPSIPEDGEAPDDGPRGERNGHHHRLQDGDGGEAEVAVSKSQRRKSDVKVYKEFCDFYARFNMANALANAMCERCKSGFAPAEKIVNSNGELYHEQCFVCAQCFQQFPEGLFYEFEGRKYCEHDFQMLFAPCCHQCGEFIIGRVIKAMNNSWHPDCFCCDICQAVLADVGFVKNAGRHLCRPCHNREKARGLGKYICQKCHAIIEEQPLLFKNDPYHPDHFNCNNCGKELTADARELKGELYCLPCHDKMGVPICGACRRPIEGRVVNAMGKQWHVEHFVCAKCEKPFLGHRHYERKGLAYCETHYNQLFGDVCYHCNRVIEGDVVSALNKAWCVNCFACSTCNTKLTLKEKFVEVDLKPVCKHCYERLPDDMKRRLAKCERDSKEKKKKLMCL is encoded by the exons ATGGAGATGAACGGCCGCGTCCTGCCGCCGTCGATACCGGAGGATGGAGAAGCCCCGGACGATGGTCCCCGCGGGGAGAGGAACGGTCACCACCACAGGCTCCAGGACGGCGACGGGGGGGAGGCCGAGGTCGCGGTGTCCAAGTCCCAGAGACGAAAGAGCGATGTCAAAGTCTATAAGGAGTTTTGTGATTTTTACGCCCGCTT cAACATGGCTAACGCTCTGGCCAATGCCATGTGCGAGCGCTGCAAAAGTGGTTTCGCCCCGGCAGAGAAGATCGTGAACAGCAACGGGGAGCTCTACCACGAGCAGTGCTTCGTGTGCGCCCAGTGCTTCCAACAATTCCCAGAGGGACTCTTCTATGAG TTTGAAGGCAGGAAGTACTGCGAACATGACTTCCAGATGCTGTTTGCTCCGTGCTGCCACCAGTGTG GTGAGTTCATCATCGGCCGCGTGATCAAGGCGATGAACAACAGCTGGCATCCAGACTGTTTCTGCTGTGACATCTGCCAGGCTGTGCTCGCAGATGTTGGATTTGTTAAGAATGCTGGAAG GCATCTGTGTCGTCCGTGTCACAACAGAGAGAAAGCTCGAGGCCTCGGCAAGTACATCTGTCAGAAGTGCCACGCCATTATTGAGGAGCAGCCTCTTCTGTTCAAGAACGACCCGTACCACCCTGATCACTTCAACTGCAACAACTGCGG TAAAGAGCTGACGGCTGATGCCAGGGAGCTGAAGGGGGAGCTCTACTGTCTGCCCTGCCACGACAAGATGGGGGTCCCCATCTGCGGAGCCTGTAGGAGACCCATCGAAGGCCGCGTGGTTAATGCCATGGGAAAACAGTGGCATGTGGAG CATTTTGTGTGTGCTAAGTGTGAGAAACCCTTCCTGGGACACCGTCACTACGAGCGCAAGGGCCTGGCCTACTGTGAGACGCACTATAACCAG CTGTTTGGAGATGTTTGCTACCACTGCAACCGTGTTATTGAAGGAGATG tggtGTCCGCCCTCAACAAGGCTTGGTGTGTCAACTGTTTtgcctgctccacctgcaacaCCAAGCTCACCCTCAA AGAAAAGTTTGTGGAAGTGGATCTGAAGCCGGTATGTAAGCACTGCTACGAGCGCCTGCCGGACGACATGAAACGGCGGCTGGCCAAGTGCGAGCGCGACtcgaaagagaagaagaagaaactaaTGTGCCTGTGA